The Camelina sativa cultivar DH55 chromosome 18, Cs, whole genome shotgun sequence DNA window aaactcataaccACAAACaccagaaacagaacaaaacagaaacataacCCTAATTGTACATTTCGGTGTTGAAAGGAGCAGCAGCTCATATTTATGAAAATGATGGGGACGAAAGGAAAGATTTCGATGTGGAAGACGACGAAAGAGAGGACGAGGTTGAAGTTTTTGGGACTTGGAGGGATAAAATGGAAGAGATTGAATTTCAAGAAGATGTcgtttttggaaaatttgagaTACAAAATCATGTCTATCATCGAAGCTATGGTTTTGGTATCTAAgcttgctttcttctttctctgttgcGGTTGTAGATTCTAAACaaagtttagttttcttctttttgtcaactctgttttttttttgttgttgttgttgttgtactatatgtatagttttatatgtagatttgattttgttaattcttTTAGTTCaataaatgaatgaaaatttCTACCAATAATGACTCCAATTTGCAAATTTTATCATCTTGGTGTTAACGAAAGGATGAAAAAACCTTGAAATTAGGTCTCACGAGATTGAAGAAAACTAACACGTGTTATTCACGTGAGGGCGTGACTCATTTTTGggctttttttggttattaatttttttttttgtcaaccttaAACATTTCACTGCATAAAACTTTCAACGTACATCAAACTATGATAttacataatttaattttcttatcttAGCATCTTTAGCTAACTTATCCGCAGTAGAGTTTTCAGAAAAGAAATGTTGTCATAAGATCGTCCTAGATTCCAAATGTCCTAAATGTGAGTGGCAAGAGTTGAAAGTTCACATTGATCCTTGTGCTTATCCTGGGAGAAACGTAGAAGCTTTTCATACAAGTTAGGTGCATCTCGGCAGAACAACACATCAGTGTAACCAAGCCTGTGAACATGATATATTGCTGATCTTAACGCCTCAGCTTCTACTTCAAGAGGTGTGTTCATTGGGCTTTCTAAAGGGTCTTTTCTATCatt harbors:
- the LOC104760268 gene encoding uncharacterized protein LOC104760268; the encoded protein is MKMMGTKGKISMWKTTKERTRLKFLGLGGIKWKRLNFKKMSFLENLRYKIMSIIEAMVLVSKLAFFFLCCGCRF